One stretch of Falco naumanni isolate bFalNau1 chromosome 7, bFalNau1.pat, whole genome shotgun sequence DNA includes these proteins:
- the CHAC1 gene encoding glutathione-specific gamma-glutamylcyclotransferase 1, whose product MKRDPQRPEERPSRAEPQPAPSTPEPPGEAEGAEPPPPVWIFGYGSLVWRPGFEFTSRKVGFIRGYSRRFWQGDTFHRGSERMPGRVVTLQEERGACTWGVAYEVRGEQIAASLQYLNVREAVLGGYDTKLVTFHPQEEDAEEPILALVYIATPQNPSYLGPASEEDIAAQIIVSSGCAGHNIEYLLRLADFMRYFCPQAEDKHLFSIEEALVSILPCLYYTEESLEETAKCPLEVQGLK is encoded by the exons ATGAAGCGCGACCCGCAGCGCCCCGAGGAGCGGCCGAGCCGGGCCGAGCCGCAGCCGGCCCCGAGCACCCCCGAGCCGCCGGGGGAGGCGGAGGGcgccgagccgccgccgccggtgTGGATCTTCGGGTACGGCTCGCTGGTGTGGAGGCCGGGCTTCGAGTTCACCTCGCGCAAGGTGGGCTTCATCCGCGGGTACAGCCGCCGCTTCTGGCAGGGGGACACGTTCCACCGCGGCAGCGAGAGGATG CCCGGCCGGGTGGTGACGCTGCAGGAGGAGCGCGGG GCCTGCACGTGGGGGGTCGCCTACGAGGTGCGCGGGGAGCAGATCGCCGCGTCGCTGCAGTACCTCAACGTGCGGGAAGCGGTCCTGGGAGGCTACGACACCAAGCTGGTGACGTTCCACCCGCAGGAGGAGGACGCGGAGGAGCCCATCCTGGCTCTGGTTTACATCGCAACGCCCCAGAACCCCTCTTACCTCGGCCCGGCATCTGAAGAAGACATTGCGGCTCAGATCATCGTATCAAGCGGTTGTGCTGGTCATAACATTGAGTACTTGCTGAGGCTGGCAGACTTTATGCGCTACTTTTGTCCTCAAGCAGAGGATAAACATCTCTTCTCCATCGAAGAGGCTCTTGTTTCCATCCTTCCCTGTCTATACTACACAGAGGAATCTCTAGAAGAAACTGCCAAGTGTCCCTTGGAAGTCCAAGGGCTGAAATAG